In Rhizobium sp. WSM4643, the following are encoded in one genomic region:
- the aat gene encoding leucyl/phenylalanyl-tRNA--protein transferase, which yields MAGSRRKSPGITPDILLRAYSIGLFPMAESADDPEIFWVEPELRGVLPFDRFHVSKSLAKAVRKKRFNIRFDHAFDQVIAACAEETSGRPSTWINKTIRSLYATLFDMGHAHTVEAWEGNELVGGLYGVSLGSAFFGESMFSRRTDASKICLVHLVDRLREKGFTLLDTQFTTEHLKTFGAIDVPKADYAMMLAAAMESPHLEF from the coding sequence ATGGCAGGATCGCGCAGGAAGTCACCAGGCATAACCCCTGACATTCTCCTGCGCGCCTATTCCATCGGGCTCTTCCCGATGGCCGAATCCGCCGACGATCCGGAGATTTTCTGGGTCGAACCGGAACTCCGCGGCGTGCTGCCGTTCGACCGTTTCCATGTGTCGAAAAGCCTTGCCAAGGCAGTGCGCAAGAAACGCTTCAATATCCGTTTCGATCACGCTTTCGATCAGGTCATTGCTGCCTGTGCGGAGGAGACATCCGGGCGCCCGAGCACCTGGATCAACAAGACGATCAGATCGCTTTACGCGACGCTCTTCGACATGGGCCATGCCCATACCGTCGAAGCCTGGGAGGGCAATGAACTGGTCGGCGGCCTCTATGGCGTCTCGCTCGGCTCGGCCTTCTTCGGCGAAAGCATGTTTTCGCGCCGGACGGATGCCTCGAAGATCTGCCTCGTGCATCTGGTCGACCGGCTGCGGGAAAAGGGCTTCACCCTGCTCGACACGCAGTTCACTACCGAGCACTTGAAGACGTTCGGAGCGATCGACGTTCCGAAGGCCGATTATGCCATGATGCTTGCGGCGGCGATGGAATCGCCGCATCTGGAATTCTGA
- a CDS encoding GNAT family N-acetyltransferase, which produces MAVELSDILIRQARKDDLSALVAMFAADALGGHGDTTDPEAFPDYVRAFAAIESSPDQTLYVAERGGEVVGTFQTMVTTSLTSRGSSAMIIEAVQTRADMRGQGVGALMIEFAIAEAKGRGIGRVALTSNAIRKDAHCFYKRLGFKPSHLGFKMALK; this is translated from the coding sequence GTGGCCGTTGAGTTATCCGACATTCTCATTCGTCAGGCGCGCAAGGACGACCTGTCGGCGCTCGTGGCTATGTTTGCCGCCGATGCGCTCGGCGGTCACGGCGATACGACCGATCCCGAAGCCTTTCCCGACTATGTCAGGGCCTTCGCCGCCATCGAGTCTTCGCCCGACCAGACGCTTTACGTCGCAGAGCGCGGCGGCGAGGTCGTCGGCACGTTCCAGACGATGGTGACGACGTCGCTCACCAGCCGCGGCTCCTCGGCGATGATCATCGAGGCGGTGCAGACGCGCGCCGATATGCGAGGGCAGGGGGTCGGCGCCCTGATGATCGAATTCGCCATTGCCGAGGCAAAAGGCCGCGGTATCGGGCGGGTAGCGTTGACCTCGAACGCGATACGCAAGGACGCCCATTGTTTCTACAAAAGGCTGGGCTTCAAGCCCTCGCACCTGGGCTTCAAGATGGCTTTGAAATGA
- a CDS encoding DUF2155 domain-containing protein — protein MKLFTRNMVLRAAGSLLALLALLPPVAANAARIENPVAVFSGLDKITGRITTFDVYVNETVQFGALQVTPKACYSRDQAEAQKIDGFVEVDEITLDRKIRRIFTGWMFAASPGLNAVEHPIYDVWLKDCKANSDVPAPDGAKAK, from the coding sequence ATGAAGCTCTTCACGCGGAACATGGTGCTGCGTGCCGCCGGATCGCTGCTGGCGCTTTTGGCCCTGCTTCCGCCAGTTGCGGCAAATGCCGCACGCATCGAAAATCCGGTTGCCGTCTTCTCCGGCCTCGACAAGATCACCGGCCGCATCACGACCTTCGACGTCTATGTCAATGAGACGGTACAGTTCGGCGCGCTGCAAGTGACACCGAAGGCCTGTTATTCGCGCGACCAGGCAGAAGCCCAGAAGATCGACGGTTTCGTCGAGGTCGACGAGATCACCCTAGACCGCAAGATCCGCCGGATTTTCACCGGCTGGATGTTTGCCGCCAGCCCCGGCCTCAATGCCGTCGAGCACCCGATCTACGACGTCTGGCTGAAAGACTGCAAGGCAAACTCGGATGTCCCGGCGCCTGACGGCGCCAAGGCGAAATAA
- a CDS encoding GNAT family N-acetyltransferase — protein MYFVRTAGERDLEKVRALLVESFHASYDGLHGRARVDELITHLFSPAALKTRLVQKDAEFLVADDGRNIGGMGYAAMSQQLTKTVMLHLLYVRPALQRQGIGRDIFAELETCFPDAEIMRLEVEPQNAAAIAFYLSHGFIEVGRNENSGAGQSGIPALILEKPLEGH, from the coding sequence GTGTATTTCGTCCGCACGGCCGGCGAGCGCGACCTGGAGAAGGTGCGCGCCCTGCTCGTGGAGAGCTTTCATGCCAGCTATGACGGCCTGCATGGCAGGGCCAGGGTAGATGAACTGATCACCCATCTCTTTTCGCCGGCGGCGCTGAAAACGCGCCTGGTGCAAAAGGATGCCGAATTCCTCGTTGCCGATGACGGCCGTAATATCGGCGGCATGGGGTATGCGGCAATGTCGCAGCAATTGACGAAAACGGTCATGCTGCATCTCCTCTACGTCAGGCCGGCGCTACAGCGCCAGGGTATCGGCCGCGATATCTTCGCCGAACTCGAAACCTGCTTTCCGGATGCGGAGATCATGCGTCTCGAAGTTGAACCGCAAAACGCTGCGGCGATCGCCTTCTATCTCTCGCACGGCTTCATCGAGGTCGGACGCAACGAAAATAGCGGGGCCGGGCAATCCGGCATTCCGGCACTGATCCTCGAAAAACCGCTCGAAGGACATTGA
- a CDS encoding NADH:ubiquinone oxidoreductase subunit NDUFA12 — protein sequence MWNLLVQTFTWWNGQTMGTRFATWRFGKRVGEDEFGNVYYEGGMSSYGLPKRWVIYKGYAEASAIPPGWHGWMHHRTDVPPSKESYVAKEWQKPHRPNHTGSSQAYRPPGSISVPGERPRVTGDYDAWTPGN from the coding sequence ATGTGGAATCTTCTGGTTCAGACCTTTACCTGGTGGAACGGTCAGACGATGGGCACGCGTTTTGCGACCTGGCGTTTTGGCAAGCGCGTCGGCGAGGATGAATTCGGCAACGTCTACTACGAAGGCGGCATGTCTTCCTACGGTCTGCCGAAGCGTTGGGTGATCTACAAGGGTTATGCCGAAGCCTCCGCCATTCCGCCGGGTTGGCATGGCTGGATGCATCATCGCACCGATGTTCCTCCGTCCAAGGAGAGCTACGTCGCCAAGGAATGGCAGAAGCCGCACCGTCCCAACCATACCGGTTCATCGCAGGCCTATCGTCCGCCGGGTTCCATCTCCGTTCCGGGCGAGCGTCCACGAGTCACCGGCGATTACGACGCCTGGACGCCAGGCAACTGA